DNA from Bradyrhizobium japonicum USDA 6:
CATTCTCCTCCGGCGCGTCCGATGTCCGCTTCGCCGCCAAGAACGGCGCGATAGCGGACATCGCCAGGTGCTTCGAACGTCAATCCAGCGGAACGTTCAGACTGGTCCCTTTGGTGATAATGCCGCCACGGTTGCCGATCTCGATCGAGCCATAACGCTGTTTGAAGCAATTGGGCAGCGGCCGGTCGCCTTCCATGCTGAGCCAAAGGCGCAACAAGTGACGCTTCTGGCCCGCGTTAGGCCAATCGCGGAATCCGGTCCGATCATGCAGCAAAGCATGATTGTAAACGAACTGCATGTCACCCGGCTGAAGCCGCATGCCAAAATGCAGCGTGGGGTCATTTGCGAGCGCGTCGAAGAGATCGAGCGCTTCGACGTGAGCCGGCGTCAGTCTTGGCGCATCGGGAAAGCGCTGCGCACTATCGATATACTGGCGCTGATAGAACCCGGTCAGGAACCCCGCATGCCAATTCAGCACCGGGATTTCGAGATATGGCTTTTCGTTCTCCGGCACCTCGCCGCGCCGGTCTGTCGCGATTGGATCGAACAGGAGGGCGGCAAGATCGGGACGTCTGTCGAACATCTCGTTGTAGATGGCCGTCGTACTGACGAGGAGAGAATCGCCTCCCTCCATTGCCTCGCGAATGCATAACAGTCCAACCACGTCGGACGAATCCGTGTGGAATGTTTGCCGTTCCGACGTTTGATAAATGCGGGTGTTCGGATCCCTCGCATCGGCGCCTGTGTCCCGGACGTGACCGAGAATATGACCCGCCGCATTTTGGGACCGCGCCGATCCGAGATGCGCGCCCACCCCGCAAAATATCGTAGCGGCAAACTCCTGGCTATAATTTGCCACCGGCAAACCGCGCATGACTTCGAAGCCAAGGCCGGCCAGAAGCTTTGCCTTGAGTTCTTCCAAGTGCGCGCCGAAGCGGGGAAGCGGAAAGCTTTCCTTCGTGATGTCGGCGATTTTCTTGCTTCTGCCGAGATATGATTGAGCCGCGCTCTCAAGCTCCGCGACCTCGCTGGCGGCAAGCGATATCAACCATCGATCAGGATTGACCTTCATCTCGGCGCCCAGCCAGGCCGATGGGATATCGATCTTCCCCGGAGGGCGATCTATCCCGCCGGGCGCCGAGAGCGCGTTCATATTGTCGGTTCCTGAGAAAATTGGTCGTCAGAATGAGCGTCGGATCATCGACGATATTGCGCCGACCGCTTGTTTGCAACTTGGCCAGGCCAATGCCGCCCGATGTCCGCTTCTCTGCCGGCAACGGCGCAACTCGCGGATATCGCCGGATGCCCGGCACTTTCGAATTTCAGGGCAAGAACCGGAGTTTGATGTGGGGGGACAACGCCTAGACATTGCAGCGATCGAAGGTCGATCCACGATTCCTGCAAATGAAAGGTGTTTTTCGATGAGCAAGCAAGATGAGAACAAGGCCGTCGTCGGTCGTTGGTTCACCGAATTCTGGGGCAAATCCGTCAATCTTGGCGTCATCGACGAGATCGCCGCTCCCGACATGCTGCTCAAATATTCGCTGCATGAACCGCGTCGCGGCCGCGCCGATATCAAGGCGTTCATGACCGACTTCCGCGCCGCGTTTCCCGATCTCAACTTCTGGGGCACCGCGGACCTGATCGCCGAGGGCGACTATGTCGTTGGTCAATGGGACGGCGGCGGCACTCACACTGGCCCGGCGTTCAACGACTTCCTGATCGGCGGCCTCCCGGCTGCGACCGGGCGCAAGATGCGCTTCACGGGCACCACGGCGCTCAAGGTCATCGACGGCAAGATTGTCGAGGAGATCGGTCTTGATGACGGCGTCACCGCACTGACCCAGCTCGGCTTACTCAAGGCGGCGGCCTGATCGGAACGCTACCGCACCATCGGCACATCCGATGCCGTTGAACGAGGCTCGCACGTGGTGGGAGCCTCGTCTGCTCTTACGCACCGGACGTATCATCTTTTTCACATCGTCAATCTGGTTCGCGCGGTCCGATCCTTCGCCAGCCTTCGATTCGAACGGAAGGACCAGAGTTGCCGTCGGAAATCGGGTGGCAACGCCTCCGGCATCGTGGAGACTAGGGCGTGGACTCATAACGGGCAGCCAGCCATAGCCGGATAGATGCGAGTTGGACGAAGGCGAGGTAGTTTCCCGCAAGCCTGTCGTAGCGCGTCGCCACTCGACGACATTGTTTGATCCTGTTGAAGAATCGTTCGACCTGGTTACGAGCGCGATAGAAATACGGACTGAAGCAGATCGGATCGCTGCGGTTGCTTTTCGGCGGGATGTTGGCCCATGCGCCCTTTTTCATGGCAAGCGCTCTTATCCAATCGGCAAGCAGCATTGACCCGAACCTCAGGCGCGAAAGCAATTTTCCGGCAAGTCGAATATCGTGCGCCTCGCCGGGGCTCAGCGCAAGCCGTACCGGTAAGCCATTGCTATCGACCACCGCGTGTATTTTGCTGGTCAGGCCACCGCGTGACCTTCCCATCGATTGGCGCTGGTTTCTTGTGATGCAGGCCCCGTGCTGATGCACGCGGACAATCGAGGTGTCGATCATCTGGACCGCGGCATTATGGGCAGCGGCAAGCGCGACTGGACGGAACAAGAGCGCGCAAAATGACCAGATGAAACTCCAGATTTGGTCAGTGTCACTGACCACTGCGTGGCTCAATTTCCACAACAAGCGGGAAATTGCCCCACCGTTTGTTGTCGGCCACACTTATGGCAAATCCGGTGACGAAACATTTACAGCGTGTAGTGTTGGTCCATTTGCAACCAGCGTCAGTACCTGGGTTTGGCGGCGCTCCGCCGTTCGCGTCCGCGGCAGGGGCGGCCGAACCATCTGACGTGTCCCGACCTTTCATTGTTGCCTTTGCCGATGTGACAACTGTTCTCGGGGGCGGGGATGAAGTTTGGGTTGTGTCGCTTTGCGCGATTTCCTGTCGCACCGCTTGCGATCTGCTGGTTTTCGAAGCCGGCTCGCGCAGGCGCTGTTACCCCAGTGCAAGGATTGCACCGCCGCGCCACGGTGTGGACGGCAGTTATGGGCGTGCTGATCGCGTTCTTGTTCGCCAGCCCGGCGTCTGCGCAGCTGCGCGGGCAGAATGATCCGACGCTTGCCAAGTCGTTCGGGGCGGGGACGATCTCGGTCGGCAGCAGCACGACGCTGACATTCGTCGTCACCGCCGCCAACTTGGGAAACAGCGGCGTAAACTTCACAGACACTCTGCCCGACGGACTTGTTGTCGCTACCCCCAGCGGCCTGACCAACACCTGCGGCGGCAACGCAACCGCTGGCGGCAACAGCATCAGCTTGGCGAACGTCTCCCTGACATCGAACCAGACGTGCACAGTCGTGGTCAACGTGACGGCTACGTCCGCTGGCACGAAGCACAACGGTCCGGTCAAGCTCTTCTCCGATCAGGGGCCCGGCAACGCCGCAAATGCAAATCTGAATGTAATCGCCGCGCCCCCTTCACCCCCATAATCGCCAAGAGCTTCGCGCCTTCGTCGATTCCACTCGGCGGCACATCGGTGCTCACTTTCTCGATCAACAATCCCAATGCTTCGGCAGCGCTCACGGGCGTCGCGTTCACCGATACGTTTCCCGCTGGGCTCACGGTCGTGGCCCTTCTGAGTAACACCTGCGGCGGCACCGCGACCGCAGGCGGCGCCAGCGTCAGCCTTTCTGGCGCAACCCTCGCGGGCTCCGCGTCCTGTACGATCTCGGTCAACGTGACCGGCACCACCATCGGCACGAAGGTCAATGCCAGCTCGAACGTCACCTCGACCAATGGAGGGACCGGCAACAACGCCAGCGCGTCGCTCGAGGTGACCGCACCGGCTCCTCCTGCAATTGCCAAGAGCTACACGCCTACATCGATTATCCCGGGCGGCCTCTCGACACTCAGGTTCACGATCACCAACCCAAATGCTTCGACGGCACTCACGGGGGTCGCGTTCACTGACCCGATTAACCCCCTGCTCACAGTCACGAGCGGCCTGACCAACACCTGCGGCGGCAACGCGACTGTAGGCGGCGGCAGCGTCAGCCTCTCGGGCGCGACCATCGCGGCCGCCTCATCCTGCACGATCTCGCTCACCGTGACCGGCGCCACCCCCGGCAACTATACCAACCTGACCTCAAGCGTCACCTCGACCAACGGAGGGACCGGAAACACTGCAGGTGCGACGCTTACTGTGAGCGGCCCAGGCGTAGTGCGCCCTCCAGGAATTGCCAAAAGCTTCACGCCTGCATCGATTGCCGCCGGCGCCACCTCGACGCTCGCCATCACGCTCGTCAATCCAAATGCTTCGACGGCACTCACGGGGGTCGCGTTCACCGACACTTTTCCCGCGGGGCTCCAGGTCGCGACGCCCAACGGCCTGACCAGCAACTGCCCCGGGATTGTCTCCGCGCCTGCTGGCGGCAGCAGCGTCAGCCTCTCGGGCGCGACCCTCCCGGCCGGACCAACGGCCTGCTTGATCTCGGTCACCGTGACCAGCGCTACCCCCGGCAACTATAACAACACCTCGAGCGTCGCCTCGACCAACGCAGGGACCGGCAACACCGCAAGCGCGACGCTCCAGGTGACCACACTGGCTCCCCCTGGACTGTCCAAGAGCTTCGCGCCTTCGTCGATTGCAGTCGGCGGCACGTCGACGCTCACATTCATGATCAACAATCCCAATCCTTCGACGGCGCTCACGGGCGTCGCGTTCACCGATGCGTTTCCCGGCGGGCTCCTAGTTGCGACACCAAACGGCCTCACGAACTCCTGCGGCGGCACCCTCACCGCGCCTGCCGGCGGCGGCAACCTCAACCTCTCGGGCGCGACCCTCGCGGCCGCCTCGTCCTGCACGATCTCGGTCACCGTGACCGGTACCACCATCGGCCCCAAGATCAATGCCAGCTCACCGGTCAGTTCGACCAATGCAGGGACCGGAGACAACGCCAGCGCGACGCTCACGGTCAACCCCAATACAGCGGTCTCTCCGAGTGTCCAAAAAGCCTTCGGCAGCACCTCGATTTCGGCGGGCGGCACAACCTCGCTAACGTTCACCGTCATCAATCCCAACGCGAGTTTGGCGCTCACGGGCGTCGCGTTCACTGACACGTTCCCGGTGGGGCTCCAGGTTGCTAACCCTACCGGCCTGACCGGGACATGCGGTGGAGGCGCCATCACGGCGGCCGCAGGCGGCGGCAGCGTCAGCCTTTCCGGCGCAACCCTCGCGGGCTCCGCGTCCTGCACATTCTCGGTCAACGTCACGGGAACGACCGTCGGGTCGCTGACCAACGTCACCGACCCCGTCACGTCCACCAACGGCGGAACAGGCAACAGCGCAACCGCCGCCATCACGATCAAGGTGCCGGAGGACAGCCAGCGCTTGCGCGACCTGCAACTCATCGTCACCAAGCTTGAAGCCCAGACCTCGGGCGCCGCGGTCTCCGGCGCGGTCGATGAGGCGATCGGGGATGGCTTTACCGAGTGCGCCGGCCCGCCGATGCCAGTCAAGGCGAACGGTGGCGGCCTGCGCTTCAACTTCGGCTGCGAAGAGCAGACCCGGCCACGACCCCCGGGAATGTCAACCAAGGCGCCCCCGGAGGTCGTGTACGTGCCGAGACCATTGCAGTTCTGGGCCGACGTGCGCGGCAGCGACTGGAACACCAGCCAGCAGACCGGCGACATCCGCGGCGGACAGATCAACGCGCTGTTCGGGGTCACACGTCGCCTCGCGCCCGATCTCCTGATCGGCGCATTCGGCGGCTACGAGAACTTCGACTACACCTCGCAACTCCTCGACGGCCGACTCAAGGGGGACGGCTGGACCGCGGGCGGATATTTTGGCTGGCGTTTCCTGCCGGGGCTGCGCTTTGACGCCAGCCTGGCGCGCTCGGTCATCAATTATAACGGCGTCGCCGGCACGGCGGCTGCGACCTTCCCGGGGCAGCGCTGGCTCGCGACCGCGGCGCTGATCGGAACCTATAAGAACTACGGCTTCGAGCTCGAGCCCTCGCTCAAGGTCTATGCCTTGATGGAGCACGAGAACGGCTACACGGACAATCTGGGCACCACGCAGAGCGAACGCAACTTCTCGAACGGCCGCGCGAGCGCTGGCGCAAAGATCGCGTATCCGTGGCAATGGACGACCACGGTTACCCTCAAACCCTATGTCGGCGTGTACGCCGACTATTATTTCGACCGCGACGACGCGGCGCTGCCGACCGCGACGCCGTTGCCGCCGATCCAGACCCTGCAAGGTTGGTCGGCGCGGGTCACGAGCGGCCTCGGCGCGACGCTGGCAGACGGCCAAAGACTGTCGGTCGATGGCGAACTCGGCGGGCTCGGGAGCAATCAGTTCACCGTATGGTCGCTGCGCGGACGCGCGGCGATACCGTTCGATGCGGCCGGTCTTCCAGCAGGCGCTTATCCCAAGGCCGCCGTTGTGACGTCCCCATTCCATGATTGGAGGAGTGGCTTCTACTTCGGCATCAACGGTGGTGGTGGCTTCGCCCGCAAATGCTGGGATCTTGTTGCGGATGTTTTTGCCAACCTGCCTGGGCCGGAAGGTTGCCATAGCCCGTCCGGCGATACCCTCGGTGGTCAGATTGGTTACCGCTGGCAGTCAGCCAATTGGGTATTCGGAGTCGAGGGCCAGGGCAACTGGGCCAATTTCAGCGGCAGCAATGTGAGCATGCTGTTTGCGCCGGATTTCAATCGTACACGCGTGGATGCGTTTGGTTTGATAACTGGTCAGATCGGCTATGCCTGGAACAACGTCTTGCTCTACATGAAGGGCGGGGCTGCGGTGACCAGCGATAGCTATCACGCCTTCAGTGGCACGACTGGCCTTGCGCTGGCCTCTGCGCGCGAAACCCGTTGGGGCGGCACCGTCGGCGCGGGCGTGGAATTCGGGTTCGCGCCGAACTGGTCGCTCGGCGTCGAATACAACCACCTGTTCATGGGCACTCGCAACGTCAATTTCACGGACCCGACCGGCGCCTTCTTCCAGACAGAAAGTATCAGTCAAGGCGTCGATATCGGTCTGGCGCGCCTGAATTATCGTTTCAGCGAATGGGGCGCGCCCGTCGCGGCCCGCTATTGACCAAGTCTCCTCCTCGTCGAAGAGCGAGCGCCCGACGGTTACAAGGTCGTCACCGACGTGCTGTCGCAGAAGGAGTTGGAAGACATCGCCGCCAACTACAAGCGCTGTCGCCGGTTTCCAGGTCGAGGCGTTGAATGCGAAACCGCCTATCGTTGGCGCCGATGTGAAACGCCCGAGCGCTTGAGACACTGGCACATCCCCCTCTCCCCTTGCGGGAGGCTCGAGCGGACTGCCGTGCCATCGCATTCCGGGCTGGTGATGCGGTCCGATGGTATGCTCCAGGCGGGCCCCAAGTCCGGGATCCGGGCAAATACAGACAGTGTCGGCGGTTGTGGTCGAGCTTCAGCAGCTGTTGCCACCTCGGGCGAGGTGAGGAAGACGTCGGAGCACACGTAGGGTCATCCGGCACACTGCGATTGGCTCATCCCCTGCTCTTCGGCCTGATGGCGTCGACGGTTCCCTGTATCGCTACCAAAATCGCAGCCAAACTGACTGAAAACGGATGCTGGTCGATCACGACGTTAGATCGCACGCGACTCTGCGCCCAAAATGCGTTCGATGCCGCGGGCAAGGTTTAGAAGCCCCCGGTCGCTCCCTAACGGGGCATCCAACTCGAGCCCAATCGGCAGCCCCGCGCGAGACAAGCCAACAGGAAGGCTGACACCGGGCAACCCCACGCTGCTTGCCGACAGGGTGTGGTTCGCCAAAGCGAGGTCGCTGACTTCCTGCCCCGCGATATGGACGGTCGCCTGCTCCTCGATCAAAGGCGCCGTGCGGGGCGTGGTCGGTTGCAGAATGACCAGCGCCCCATGAGAGACGAACGCCGTGTTGAGCCGGCGCTGGATTTCCGGCCGGCTCACGTCGAGCGCCGTCTGATAGGCCTCTGCCGAGGTAGCACCTGCACCACCCGGCAGTACGATGTGCCCCCACGCCTGCCGAAGTTGGGGCTTAAGGCCCTCGTAAATGGCCTCGAACGTGGTCGGGATGTCATGGCGGCGAAGAAACTCCGAAATTTCGCCCATCGTCTCATGAGCGAAGATGCCCCATGTTGCGGTTTGGACGAGGGAATTGAAATCGTCGCCAAGGTCTACTTCAACGATCTCGGCGCCGGCGTCCTGCAAGCGCCGAACCACCTCGCGGAAGCGGGTCTCGACTTCTGAATCCACCAGTTCCAGGAACTGTCGCGGCGCGAAGGCCAGCCGGGCTCCCTTCAGGCCGTAGCCGCCGTCGGAGGACTCCGCAGCCTGTTCGCCGGTCACGACCTGATCCACCAGGATGCAGTCCTCAACGCTTCGGGCGAACACACCCGTCGTGTCGAGCGTATGGGAGATCGGCGCAACGCCGCGGCGCGGCCAACGCCCGGTGGTTGGCTTGAATCCCACGACGCCACAGAACGATGCGGGGACCCGGATGGACCCAACGGTGTCACCGCCCAAGGACGCGGGAACGAGGCCAGCGGCCACGGATGCGGCGGAGCCACTCGAGGAGCCGCCCGACACGCGATCTCGTGCGTGCGGATTCTTCACCTGGCCGTAACGCGCGTTGTGACCGGTCAAGCCGTACGACATCTCGACGAGGTTGTTCTTGCCGAAGACCAAAGCGCCCGCCCCCTTAATGGCCCGGACAGCGTCGGCATCTTCGCGCGGCACGAAGTGAGCGAGACCTTCGACGCCCAGGCTGGTAGGTAGCCCTTTCGTCAAATAACTGTCCTTCACCCCGAGCGGCACGCCAAGGAGCGGGGCCGCCGATCCGGCCGCACGCGATTTGTCTGCGGCCCTTGCGGCCGCCAGCACCCCGGCCTCGTCGATGGTGATGAAGGCGTTCAGTTCGGCAAGCGCTCGGGCGCGCTGTAAAAGCGCCGCGGTGTAGGCCTCCGAGGTGATGTCGCCGTTGCGAACCGCCGCTGCAGCGGCTGCCAGCCCAAGCGAGGCGACATCTGTGGTTGCTCGCGATGCGATGTGGCGTGAAGCCGTGCTCGTCTCGTCCATGAAATCCTCGCTATGAGCTGTTTGGCGGCACGCGGCCGCCGCCCAACCGCGGCATCGGCCTGATGCCATTACGATCATAATATTAAATTACGATCGTAATTCAATAGAAGCTGCGGCCTCGCCGGGGACACATGAGCGTGAGCCTGTCGGCGGCTCCGCAGGGCTATCGCATATGACATCGGACGGCTGCCGGAAAGCTCGGCCTGCATGGTTCGAGACGCCCGCTTTGGCGGGCTCCTCACCATGGGGTTTGATATCTCGCCGTAAAACGCGACCGATCTGAGGGCTCGTGAGGGCTCGCCGCAGGCGGGCGCCTCGAAGGATGGCCGCAGGCGCGCTTTCCAGCCGCGTTGTCTTCATTGCGATAGCCCCGTGCTGCCCCGGACCTCGCGTTCCGTCCACCTTCATTTGAAGGATGACGAGACAATTCGCCGCTGAATGATGGCGAGACAATTCGCCGCAACCACTTTCCACCGAAAGACCCGAATGAGGTCGGGAGAGATGAGCACTTGTCCAGCATGCGGCAGTGGATCAACTGCCAAATTGTTTGAAGTGACCGCAGATCAGGCCTCTCGATCCTTCGTCAGTCCGCGCCAATATCCGGATCGCTCTCGAAAGTTAATAAGCCACCTGTCGCTGCTCTGGGGCCGCGACACCTGCGATATCCGCAAATGCGCGGATTGCGGATTCGGATTTGCAGATCCGTTCGTCGCGGGCGGCGCCGAGTTTTATAACCTGGCGGCGCCGCACCCTTCCTATCCAACCATGAAATGGGAGTATGCGAGGACGATCGAGGAGCTGAACGGCCTCGGCACTTCAGGAAAAACGGCAATCGATGTCGGGGCCGGGTTTGGCTATTTTCTCGATCACATCAAGGACAAACTCTTTCGCGCGTCCGATCTTTACGCGGTCGACTACAACGAAGCAGCGCAACAGGCATTGCGATCGAAAGGCTACAAGACCTTTTCGGTCGACCTTCGGGAGGATGGCTTCACCCCGATGAAGGAGGCCTTCGACGTCATCTTCATGTTCCAGGTGTTCGAGCACATGGACCGGGTGGATGACGTCTTCGCGCGGTTGAAATACCTTCTCAAGGCGCACGGCTCCGTCTTCATCGCCGTGCCGAATGATATCCGAACGCACTACATGGAGGGCCACGGATCGCTCATCGACATGCCGCCGAACCACATCGGCCGCTGGACGAAGGAAGCGTTTGATGCGGTCTGTCGACGACACGGCCTGCAATTGAGCATTTGCGAGCGGGAGCCATTCAACCTCCTGAAGTTTCTCAGGGAAGACATCGTGGACAGCTTTTTGCGCAGGGCGGAGAAACCGGGCAGCGTCAGTGAGTTCGTGCGCGGCCTGCCGCGAAGCAAAGCGCAGCGGATCGGGCAAGCCGTGATCGCACTTGCGCTTTCACCGTCACGCTTGCCGGCATGGGCCTACGCGGCCAGGAACTCCTCGACGCTGGGAAATGCGCTCTGGGTGAAGATCGACAAAGGCGCGTGACGGGCAGCCACGGTCGAACGGGGCCGCTCGCTGCCGCAGCGCCTGCCGGCTGATCACCTGCTCTTCGGTCTGATGGCGTCAACAGTTCCCTGTATGAAGGCCTGGAGTTTCACGACGTCTCCTTCCGTCAACTTGCCGCTGAAATCCGGCATGCCCTGATCGCGGAATGGACCGTGGAAGAGGATATGCCTCAGACTGGTGATCTCTTCGGCGCTGACGTAGCCGAGATTGATGATGTTGCCGCCGCGGCCGACGCCAGGCACACCGTGGCAGGCGACGCAGGCTGCTGCGACATAGATCTCGCCGCCTTCCCTGATGTCCTTCGGATCGTACTTCACGCCCTGCAGCAGACCATCGGTTTGATATTTGACGAACGCTGGCAGCTTCGCCGTGCCGCCGAGTGCGTATGTGTAAATCGTTCCCGGGTTCTGGTACTCGGTCGCGCGGTGCGTCAGGCCGTAGGAGCCGCCCCAGCCGACCGCAATCGAGATGTATTGCCTGTCGTCGACCATGTAGGTTGCGGCGGCCGCCACCGCGCCGGTGCCGGTCGGCATTTCCCACAGCTTGGTTCCGTTTGCCGCATCATAAGCGACGAAGCGGCCATCCGCCGTCCCCTGGAAAACCAGATTGCCGGCGGTGGTCAGCGTCCCGCCGTTCCAACGGCGACACGTGCTCGACGCGCCAGACTTCCTTTTGATGCACCGGATCCCAGGCGAGCAGACGTCCGAATGGGGCCGACTTCGGAGGGTTGAAAACGAAGCCGATATTCCCGCCCAGCAAGCCGCCGAGCTTGCCCGGCGCAGCAGCATTCTGCACGAACGACTTTTCCGGCGACAGATTGACCGGGATGTGCTGCGCCGGAAGGTAGACGAGGCCGGTCAGCGGATTGAACGACATCGGCTGCCAATTGTGAGCCCCGTCCGGTCCCGGAATCGACTCGTATTGATCTGCGTCGCGCGCCGCCGGCAGTTCGATCGGCCGTCCGTTGGCATCGTATCCCGTCGCCCAATTCACATCGACGAAGTTCTTCGCCGAGATGAACTTGCCGTTGGTGCGATCGATGACGAAGAAGAAGCCGTTTTTCGGCGCGTGCAGGATCACCTTGCGCGGCGCACCGTCGATCTTGATGTCGGCGAGGATCATCGGCTGGGTCGATGTATAGTCCCAATTGTCGCCGGGCGTCTCCTGATAGTGCCAGATATATCGGCCCGTGTCGGCGTTGAGCGCGACGATCGAGCCCAGATAGAGATTGTCGCCACCCGACGGACTGCGAAGCTTGCGATTCCAGGGACCGCCGTTTCCCGTGCCGACATAGACCATGTTCAGATCGGGATCGAACGTGATCGAGTCCCATGGCGCGCCACCGCCGCCGTTGATCCAATACTTCCCTGAGGGATCCCAGGTCTTCGCCGCGGCTTCCATCGAGGCGTCTTCAAACGGCTTCGATGGATCGCCGGGCACGGTGAACCAGCGCCAGAGCTGATGACCGGTCTCGCTGTCGTAGGCCGTGACGTAGCCGCGCACACCATATTCGGCACCGCTCTGGCCGATCACGACCTTGCCGTTGAAGACACGCGGCGCGCCGGTGATCGTGTAGGAATGCTCATGGTCGATCAGCGTGTCCGTTTCCCAGAGCTTGGCCCCGGTCGTGGCATCGAGCGCGATCAGGCGTCCGTCATAGGCGGCGACGAAGACCTTGCCCTTGTAGAGTGCGAGGCCACGGCTGACAGCGTCACAGCACCCGCGATAGGTCTTTGACCGGTCAACACCCGGATCGAACGACCAGATTTTTGTACCGGTCCGCGCGTCAATGGCATGGACCACATTCCAGGGGGCCGACTGATACATGATGCCGTCGACGACGAGGGGCGTTGCCTCGATGCCGCGCGATGATTCCAGATTGTAACTCCAGACGAGCCCGAGATCCCTGACGTTGTCGGTGTTGATCTGGTTGAGCTTGCTGAACCGCGTTTCGGCGTAGTCGAGGCCGACGGTCGGCCAATTCCTTGATGTCTTCGTATTGGCTTCAATGAAGTCGCTGTCGACTCTCGAGATAGTCGCCTTGATGCGGTCCGGCTTCGCATCGGTCCCGCTCTGCGCCCATGCACTGGACGGGAGGGAAAGGCCCATAAGGGCAAGAGCGACACTGATCTCGCGGAGGGCAATCTGAATCCTGGACCGGTCGCCCGGCTTTTTTTCAAGCGAATGGCATTCTGCGTTGGATCGTCCCATGCCTCACCTTCCTCCATGCACGCCGAGACCACGATGCGTGCGCATGCTTTCGTTGGATATGAAGCGTCAAACCTGCCTCGACGGTGCTACTGAAGCATTTCAGTCCTGACATGCCCGATTGCAGTTGTAAGAAAGCGTCCTGCGCCGGCGCAGCGGCACGCTCAGGATCAGCATGGAGCCGATCACGATCGCATTTGTGCAGATCGCATCGTGTACTGCTGACAGAATGCTGTCAGCAGGAGGGCGATAGTTTTCCCAGCGCTGAATGCATTAAGAAGGGATTGAGTTGTGAAGTTTGCTTCCACACGTCTGGTCGCCCGCGATATCAAAGCCGTCGTAGGTTTCTACGAAAAGGTAACAGGCAAGAGGGCAGATTGGCTCGCGCCGGTCTTTGCCGAGATCGTCACCCCGGCCGCCACGATCGCCGTTGGAAGCACCGAGACGGTCGCTCTCTTCAAGGAAGGAAGCGCCGAGCCGGCCGCCAACCGGACTGCAATCATCGAATTTGAAGTGACGGACGTGGAGGCCGAGTTTGCGCGATTGAAGGACCACGTCGAAGTGGTGCTCGAACCCAAGATGTTGCCATGGGGCCATTGCGCGGCCCAGTTCCGCGACCCTGAAGGCACGCTGGTTAGTCTGTACACCCCAGTTACCGACGCCGCAAAGCAGCGGCTCGGATCTCGCTGATTGGGGAGTTACGGTGACAGTGCTGGACTGCACCCCTGAAGTGAGACACGCTAATTGCGGTGACAGTTGAGTGCACTGTCACCGTAACTCCAGAGAGATGCCGAGCTCGGGCGCGTTCTGCCAGCCAACGTAACGCTGCCGGCGCAACGCCTCGACGGCTGTGC
Protein-coding regions in this window:
- a CDS encoding VOC family protein, which translates into the protein MKFASTRLVARDIKAVVGFYEKVTGKRADWLAPVFAEIVTPAATIAVGSTETVALFKEGSAEPAANRTAIIEFEVTDVEAEFARLKDHVEVVLEPKMLPWGHCAAQFRDPEGTLVSLYTPVTDAAKQRLGSR
- a CDS encoding class I SAM-dependent methyltransferase, yielding MTADQASRSFVSPRQYPDRSRKLISHLSLLWGRDTCDIRKCADCGFGFADPFVAGGAEFYNLAAPHPSYPTMKWEYARTIEELNGLGTSGKTAIDVGAGFGYFLDHIKDKLFRASDLYAVDYNEAAQQALRSKGYKTFSVDLREDGFTPMKEAFDVIFMFQVFEHMDRVDDVFARLKYLLKAHGSVFIAVPNDIRTHYMEGHGSLIDMPPNHIGRWTKEAFDAVCRRHGLQLSICEREPFNLLKFLREDIVDSFLRRAEKPGSVSEFVRGLPRSKAQRIGQAVIALALSPSRLPAWAYAARNSSTLGNALWVKIDKGA